In one window of Duganella dendranthematis DNA:
- a CDS encoding LacI family DNA-binding transcriptional regulator — protein MGTNITIRDIARVAGVSAGTISRALKNEPGLTEATRQMVLETARDLGYDFCKLRPKRLRRLTFLLHRQHNTASSSPFYSPVLHGAEEACRKQGIVLSFMAVGPADGLIDQIRMHAPDGIVCAGFFEPETLSALRSTGKQLVLIDMKLRGYSSVNPDNMMGGYLATKHLIDTGRTRIGFISGPLAHYSIRERARGYRQALFEEGILADPRLDAGLPDGVDLETGAWEAMEQLLDLPHPPDAVFCYNDSAALVAMRCCIARGLKVPHDIAIVGFDDISTAVLGHRPLTTLRIDKKALGALGVEMLLNGPHDEPVEKISPVELIIRASTVTEGWRPKNLLNFKRT, from the coding sequence ATGGGCACGAACATCACGATCAGGGATATCGCCCGGGTCGCTGGCGTATCGGCGGGGACGATTTCACGCGCACTGAAAAATGAGCCCGGCCTGACCGAAGCAACCCGCCAAATGGTGCTGGAAACAGCGCGCGATCTAGGCTACGACTTTTGCAAACTGCGTCCCAAGCGCCTGCGCCGCCTCACCTTCCTGCTACACCGCCAGCACAACACGGCGTCCAGCAGCCCGTTCTACTCGCCGGTGCTGCACGGCGCCGAGGAAGCCTGCCGCAAGCAGGGCATCGTGCTGTCGTTCATGGCGGTGGGGCCGGCCGATGGCCTGATCGACCAGATCCGCATGCACGCGCCTGACGGCATCGTCTGCGCCGGCTTCTTCGAACCGGAAACGCTGAGCGCCCTGCGCTCGACCGGCAAGCAGCTAGTGCTGATCGATATGAAGCTGCGCGGCTACAGCTCCGTCAATCCGGACAATATGATGGGCGGTTACCTGGCCACCAAACATTTGATCGACACCGGCCGCACGCGCATCGGCTTCATTTCCGGCCCGCTGGCGCACTACTCCATCCGCGAACGCGCGCGCGGCTACCGGCAAGCGCTGTTTGAAGAGGGCATCCTGGCCGACCCACGTCTGGACGCCGGCCTGCCCGATGGCGTGGACCTGGAAACCGGCGCCTGGGAAGCCATGGAGCAGCTGCTGGATCTGCCGCATCCGCCCGACGCGGTGTTCTGTTACAACGACAGCGCCGCGCTGGTGGCCATGCGCTGCTGCATCGCCAGAGGATTGAAAGTCCCGCACGACATAGCGATTGTCGGCTTCGACGACATCTCGACCGCCGTGCTGGGGCACCGTCCCCTGACCACGCTGCGCATCGATAAAAAAGCACTGGGCGCGCTGGGCGTGGAAATGCTGCTCAACGGCCCGCACGACGAGCCGGTGGAGAAGATCTCGCCGGTGGAATTGATCATCCGCGCCAGCACCGTCACGGAAGGCTGGCGCCCCAAGAACCTCCTCAACTTCAAACGGACCTGA
- a CDS encoding carbohydrate kinase family protein, whose translation MGFPLFVAAGEALTDMIVQDAAQQHWLGQVGGSTWNVARAMAKLDVSTAFAGAISQDVFGNALWRASEAARLDLRFLQRHARSPLLAIVHRTDPPAYFFVGDDSADLHFDAAQLPQGWRAQCKWVHFGGISLARQPLAGKLIALAEQLKQDGVRISYDPNYRVLMDERYDATLRRMTELADVIKVSEEDLEGLFRTKDIAAAFDTLRSWNPAATYLYTKGGAGASLHIGDASWSLPAPQIEVVDTVGAGDASIAALAWSMMHREYEEPSQHLRFCVAAGAAACLEQGASPPSLAAIEALL comes from the coding sequence ATGGGCTTCCCTTTATTTGTGGCGGCGGGTGAGGCGCTGACCGACATGATCGTGCAGGATGCGGCGCAACAGCACTGGCTCGGCCAGGTTGGCGGCTCGACCTGGAATGTGGCGCGGGCGATGGCGAAGCTGGATGTATCGACGGCGTTCGCCGGCGCCATCAGCCAGGACGTCTTCGGCAATGCGCTATGGCGGGCCAGCGAAGCGGCGCGGCTGGATCTGCGCTTCCTGCAGCGGCATGCGCGTTCGCCATTGCTGGCCATCGTCCATCGCACCGATCCACCTGCCTATTTCTTCGTCGGCGACGACAGCGCCGATCTGCATTTCGATGCCGCGCAACTGCCGCAAGGCTGGCGCGCGCAGTGCAAGTGGGTGCACTTCGGCGGCATCAGCCTGGCGCGTCAACCGCTGGCCGGCAAGCTGATCGCGCTGGCCGAGCAGCTTAAGCAGGACGGAGTGCGCATCAGCTACGACCCGAACTACCGCGTGCTGATGGACGAACGGTACGACGCCACGCTGCGTCGCATGACCGAACTGGCCGATGTGATCAAGGTGTCGGAAGAGGATCTTGAAGGACTGTTCCGCACCAAAGACATCGCTGCCGCCTTCGATACGCTGCGGAGCTGGAATCCCGCCGCCACCTATTTATATACCAAGGGTGGCGCCGGCGCCTCGCTGCATATCGGCGATGCATCGTGGTCGTTGCCGGCGCCGCAGATCGAGGTGGTCGACACGGTCGGCGCCGGCGATGCCAGCATCGCCGCACTGGCATGGAGCATGATGCATCGCGAGTACGAGGAACCCTCACAGCATCTGCGCTTCTGCGTTGCTGCCGGCGCGGCTGCGTGCCTGGAGCAAGGCGCTTCGCCGCCGTCACTGGCCGCCATTGAGGCGCTGTTGTAA
- a CDS encoding GDSL-type esterase/lipase family protein, which yields MRKFVISLLLAAACIPALAADGPAAARPDGGACGLTPVPRQKDYPWMSITRWRQFYDEDVAVADKGGVDLLFVGDSITEMWNQAVFERAFGAWRTANFGVGGDHTGNLLWRLQNGHAEKLHPKAVVLTIGVNNFGFCDATPEQAYQGVKAVVELLRKIYPDARILLNAVLPYGQYTQSPQRIKVVELNRMVAGLNDGQHVFYQDYGLFFLQPGGDMAAEVMGDFLHPSPKGYQIWADAMLPAVRKLME from the coding sequence ATGCGCAAGTTTGTGATTTCGCTATTGCTGGCGGCAGCCTGCATTCCTGCGCTGGCGGCCGACGGGCCGGCAGCCGCCAGGCCTGACGGTGGCGCCTGCGGTCTGACGCCCGTGCCGCGCCAGAAAGACTATCCTTGGATGTCGATCACCCGCTGGCGGCAGTTCTACGACGAAGACGTGGCGGTGGCCGACAAGGGCGGCGTCGATCTGCTGTTCGTCGGCGATTCGATTACCGAGATGTGGAACCAGGCGGTGTTTGAGCGCGCGTTCGGCGCCTGGCGCACGGCCAACTTCGGCGTCGGTGGCGACCATACCGGCAACCTGCTGTGGCGCCTGCAAAACGGCCATGCGGAAAAGCTGCATCCCAAGGCCGTGGTGCTGACCATCGGCGTCAACAACTTCGGCTTCTGCGACGCCACGCCGGAGCAGGCCTACCAGGGCGTGAAGGCGGTGGTCGAGCTGCTGCGCAAGATCTATCCCGATGCGCGCATCCTGCTGAACGCCGTACTGCCATACGGCCAGTACACGCAAAGCCCGCAGCGCATCAAGGTGGTTGAGCTGAACCGCATGGTGGCGGGCCTGAACGACGGCCAGCATGTGTTCTACCAGGACTACGGCCTGTTCTTCCTGCAGCCGGGCGGCGACATGGCGGCCGAGGTGATGGGAGACTTCCTGCATCCCAGCCCCAAGGGCTATCAGATCTGGGCCGACGCCATGCTGCCCGCCGTCCGCAAGTTGATGGAGTAA
- a CDS encoding glycoside hydrolase 5 family protein, translating into MKQLYKFCAAALMIGACGIVEAAPAAMGDFVTVNKTHFARNGQAYYIVGANFWYGGYLGAAGGVGERARLLKELDNMKAIGINNLRVLAVSEKTDMKSAVRPATTNAPGKYDEELLTGLDFLMAEVAKRDMTVVLYLNNFWQWSGGMTQYLNWFEGTPALDPNVTKDYDTYMQKTAGFYRNAAAQAEYRNVIAKIVKRVNTITGKPYAEDTHIMSWQLANEPRPGNGNATPEEKAVYVKWIDDVAGYIHSLDRNHLVSSGSEGLAGSAQDAQLYLDAHRTKNIDYLTYHLWPKNWSWFDSNNPTGSWDNAITKSRDYLNSHIELAKKLGKPIVLEEFGLDRDGPSFSIKSTTHIRDRFYREVFEIVATRAQKGDPIAGFNFWAWGGAGRAANADYWWKPGNDFVGDPPQEEQGLYSVFDSDVTSLVLIKEYADKLHAIKR; encoded by the coding sequence TTGAAACAACTGTACAAATTCTGCGCGGCTGCGTTGATGATCGGCGCCTGCGGCATCGTGGAGGCAGCGCCTGCGGCCATGGGCGACTTCGTTACCGTCAATAAGACCCACTTCGCCCGCAACGGACAGGCGTATTACATTGTTGGCGCCAACTTCTGGTACGGCGGCTATCTGGGTGCGGCCGGCGGCGTGGGCGAACGCGCGCGCTTGCTCAAAGAGCTGGATAACATGAAGGCCATCGGCATCAACAATCTGCGCGTGCTCGCGGTGTCCGAAAAGACCGACATGAAGAGCGCCGTGCGTCCAGCCACCACCAATGCTCCGGGCAAGTATGACGAAGAGCTGCTGACAGGGCTGGACTTCCTGATGGCGGAAGTGGCCAAGCGCGATATGACGGTGGTGCTTTACCTGAACAACTTCTGGCAGTGGTCGGGCGGCATGACGCAGTACCTGAACTGGTTTGAAGGCACGCCGGCGCTGGACCCGAACGTGACCAAGGATTACGACACCTATATGCAGAAGACGGCGGGCTTCTACCGTAACGCCGCCGCGCAAGCCGAGTACCGCAACGTCATCGCGAAAATCGTCAAGCGCGTGAACACCATCACCGGCAAGCCTTATGCCGAGGACACGCACATCATGTCGTGGCAGCTGGCGAATGAGCCGCGTCCCGGCAATGGCAACGCAACGCCGGAAGAGAAGGCGGTGTACGTCAAGTGGATCGACGACGTGGCGGGCTACATCCATAGCCTGGACCGCAATCACCTGGTCAGCAGCGGTAGCGAAGGCCTTGCCGGCTCGGCGCAGGACGCGCAGCTGTATCTCGACGCGCACCGCACCAAGAACATCGACTACCTGACCTATCACCTGTGGCCTAAGAACTGGAGCTGGTTCGATTCCAACAACCCGACCGGCAGCTGGGACAACGCCATCACCAAGAGCCGCGACTATCTGAACTCGCATATCGAGCTGGCCAAGAAACTGGGCAAGCCGATCGTGCTGGAAGAATTTGGCCTGGACCGGGACGGTCCATCGTTCAGCATCAAGTCCACCACGCATATCCGCGATCGCTTCTACCGCGAAGTGTTTGAGATTGTCGCCACGCGCGCGCAGAAGGGCGATCCGATCGCCGGCTTTAATTTCTGGGCATGGGGCGGCGCTGGCCGCGCGGCCAATGCGGATTACTGGTGGAAGCCGGGTAACGACTTCGTCGGCGATCCGCCGCAGGAAGAGCAGGGTTTGTATTCGGTCTTTGATTCGGACGTGACGTCGCTGGTGCTGATCAAAGAATATGCCGACAAGCTGCACGCCATCAAGCGATGA
- a CDS encoding AGE family epimerase/isomerase, giving the protein MAPDFRSRTTLLNHIRHTKNFYDSRCVDPSGGLYHFYKDDGSVYDAHTRHLVSSTRFVFNYAMAWRQFGDAADQQRLRHALDFLREVHRDPHTKGYAWELEWKDGVLTVIDATNHCYGLAFVLLAYSHALMAGETQAAEWITETFDLMERRFWEPQHGLYADEASADWSRVDSYRGQNANMHACEALIAAFEATGNRDYLLRAETLAHNITIRQAALADNMVWEHYHDDWSVDAEYNRNDKTNIFRPWGYQPGHLTEWAKLLLLLERHGAQLSLNSNWLLPRAVELFDAALAKAWDHEHGGIYYGFAPDGSICDDLKYFWVQAESLATAALLAARTGEARYWTWYDKIWTYSWDHFVDHQYGAWYRILGADNSKLTDEKSPAGKVDYHTMGACYEVLNVLTKD; this is encoded by the coding sequence ATGGCCCCAGATTTCCGATCCCGCACCACCCTGCTCAATCACATCCGCCACACCAAGAATTTCTACGACAGCCGCTGCGTCGATCCGAGCGGCGGCCTGTATCACTTCTATAAAGACGACGGCTCGGTCTACGATGCGCACACGCGCCATCTGGTCAGCAGCACGCGTTTCGTCTTCAATTACGCGATGGCGTGGCGGCAGTTTGGCGACGCTGCGGACCAGCAGCGCCTGCGTCATGCACTGGACTTCCTGCGCGAAGTGCACCGCGATCCGCATACCAAGGGCTATGCGTGGGAACTGGAATGGAAGGATGGCGTACTCACTGTTATCGACGCCACCAATCATTGCTACGGCCTGGCCTTCGTCCTGCTGGCCTACAGCCACGCTCTGATGGCCGGCGAAACGCAGGCGGCGGAATGGATCACGGAGACATTCGATCTGATGGAGCGCCGCTTCTGGGAGCCGCAGCATGGTCTGTACGCGGACGAAGCCAGCGCCGACTGGTCGCGCGTGGATAGCTATCGCGGTCAGAACGCCAATATGCATGCCTGCGAAGCGCTGATCGCCGCGTTTGAAGCCACCGGCAACCGTGATTACCTGCTGCGCGCCGAAACGCTGGCGCACAACATCACCATCCGCCAGGCCGCGCTGGCCGACAACATGGTGTGGGAACACTACCACGACGACTGGTCGGTGGATGCGGAGTACAACCGCAATGACAAGACCAATATCTTCCGCCCGTGGGGCTACCAGCCCGGCCACCTGACCGAATGGGCCAAGCTGTTGCTGCTGCTGGAACGCCACGGCGCGCAGCTGTCGCTCAATTCAAACTGGCTGCTGCCGCGCGCGGTAGAGTTGTTCGACGCGGCGCTGGCCAAGGCCTGGGACCACGAGCATGGCGGCATCTACTACGGCTTTGCGCCAGATGGCAGTATCTGCGACGATCTCAAATATTTCTGGGTGCAGGCAGAGAGTCTGGCTACCGCCGCCCTGCTGGCGGCCCGCACCGGCGAGGCGCGTTACTGGACCTGGTACGACAAAATCTGGACCTATAGCTGGGATCATTTCGTCGATCATCAATACGGTGCGTGGTATCGCATCCTCGGCGCGGACAACAGCAAGCTGACGGACGAGAAAAGCCCCGCCGGCAAGGTGGATTACCACACCATGGGCGCCTGCTATGAAGTGCTGAATGTATTGACCAAGGACTGA
- a CDS encoding sugar MFS transporter: MEHVASAAVRPHGHTEGGNTVPLIIITLLFFMWGLLTSLNDVLIPHLKSIYTLNYVQAMLVQFCFFGAYFIVSLPAGMLIKKIGYQRGAVTGLVIAAAGCALFFPASMNGYALFLLAFFVLASGITILQVAANPYVTVLGEPATASSRLTLTQAFNSLGTTIAPSLGGFLILTEGAPVIAGLVRSKAEEAAAVQGPYLALAAALLALAILFAVVRLPKISHSAEEGGAVSSVQTGVLAHRHLLLGAIGIFLYVGGEVSIGSFLINFLGEANIAGLSNGAAAHYVSYYWGGAMVGRFIGFAVMRYISPGKALAFNSAASIALILLAIFGHGQVAMWSIIAVGLFNSIMFPTIFSMALHKLGKQTGQGSGILCMAIVGGALVPFAQGLLADTIGLQLSFVVPAACYVFILYFGLKYASMYNKETV, encoded by the coding sequence ATGGAACACGTTGCATCCGCAGCTGTGCGCCCGCACGGCCATACGGAGGGCGGGAACACCGTCCCGCTCATCATCATCACGCTGTTGTTCTTCATGTGGGGGCTGCTGACCTCCCTCAATGACGTGCTGATTCCCCACCTGAAATCGATCTACACGCTCAATTATGTGCAGGCCATGCTGGTGCAGTTCTGCTTCTTCGGCGCTTACTTCATAGTGTCGCTGCCGGCGGGGATGCTGATCAAGAAGATCGGCTATCAGCGTGGCGCGGTCACTGGACTGGTCATTGCGGCCGCCGGCTGCGCGCTGTTCTTTCCGGCCTCGATGAACGGCTACGCCCTGTTCCTGCTGGCGTTCTTCGTACTGGCTAGCGGCATCACCATCCTGCAGGTGGCGGCCAATCCGTATGTGACGGTGCTGGGCGAACCAGCCACCGCGTCCAGCCGTCTGACGCTGACGCAGGCCTTCAACTCGCTGGGCACGACGATTGCGCCGTCGCTGGGCGGTTTCCTGATCCTGACGGAAGGCGCGCCGGTCATCGCGGGCCTGGTCCGCTCCAAGGCCGAGGAAGCGGCTGCCGTGCAAGGCCCGTACCTCGCGCTGGCCGCCGCGCTGCTGGCGCTGGCCATATTGTTCGCCGTGGTGCGGCTGCCGAAGATTAGCCACTCTGCGGAGGAAGGTGGCGCGGTGTCGTCGGTGCAGACCGGCGTGCTGGCGCATCGCCATCTGCTGCTGGGCGCCATCGGCATCTTCCTCTACGTCGGCGGAGAAGTCAGCATCGGCAGCTTCCTGATTAACTTCCTGGGCGAGGCCAATATTGCCGGCTTGTCCAACGGCGCCGCAGCGCACTACGTCAGCTACTACTGGGGCGGCGCCATGGTCGGCCGTTTCATCGGCTTTGCCGTCATGCGTTATATCAGCCCGGGCAAAGCGCTGGCCTTCAACTCGGCCGCCTCCATCGCCTTGATCTTGCTGGCGATCTTCGGCCACGGCCAAGTCGCCATGTGGTCCATCATCGCCGTGGGCCTGTTCAATTCCATCATGTTCCCGACCATCTTCAGCATGGCGCTGCACAAGCTGGGCAAGCAGACCGGCCAGGGCTCGGGCATCCTGTGCATGGCGATCGTCGGCGGCGCGCTGGTGCCGTTCGCGCAAGGGCTGCTGGCTGACACCATCGGCCTGCAACTGTCGTTCGTCGTGCCGGCCGCATGCTATGTGTTTATCCTGTACTTTGGTTTGAAATACGCCAGCATGTATAACAAGGAGACTGTATGA
- a CDS encoding beta-glucosidase family protein, with protein sequence MKLKLAIALALAAMSAQAAEPWMDKSLNADKRAELALQAMTQQEKLKWVLGHFGSDFGNKTKKHPAALPSSAGYIEGVPRLGLPALFETDAGLGVATQASKTPRERTSLPSGLAIAATWDRELAYKGGAMIGSEARASGFNVMLAGGVNLLREPRNGRNFEYAGEDPLLAGTMVAQQVRGIQSNNIIATMKHYAVNDQETGRFILDARIDDASNRMSDLLAFQLLMEQADPGSVMCSYNRLNGVYACENDYLLNQVLKKDWGYKGYVMTDWGATHSTVESANAGLDQQSGWEFDKSQYFGGALEEAVANGHVPQARLDNMVFRILRTMFDKGVVDNPVAEGGNIDYDAHALVSRADAEDSMVLLKNANGVLPLKAGAKKIVIIGAHADVGVLAGGGSSLVYPIGGNAVPGIAPTSWPGPVVYHPSSPLKAIQARAPGAQVIYNDGSDPAAAARAAAGADVVLVFAQQWIGEALDAVSLALPDNQDALIGAVAKANPKTVVVLETSGPVLMPWVDQAAGIVQAWYPGTRGGEAIARVLFGEVNPSGHLPATFPASESQLPRPKLDGDPKNETVRFTVNYHEGATVGYKWFDLKGLKPLFPFGHGLSYTQFAYSGLASNQKDGKLQLKFKITNTGAVKGKDVPQLYVAPVSARWEAPKRLAGWDKVELAPGESKEVSVTIDPRLLGVFDSKSKTWRIAKGGYKVLLAHDAADAKAASITVQLPQRTLNVAGK encoded by the coding sequence ATGAAGTTGAAACTGGCGATTGCGCTGGCGCTGGCCGCGATGTCAGCACAGGCGGCCGAACCATGGATGGACAAGTCGCTGAACGCCGACAAGCGCGCCGAACTCGCGCTGCAGGCGATGACGCAGCAGGAAAAACTGAAGTGGGTGCTGGGCCACTTCGGCTCCGACTTCGGCAACAAGACCAAGAAGCATCCGGCCGCGCTGCCTTCCTCGGCCGGCTACATTGAAGGCGTGCCGCGTCTTGGCCTGCCGGCGCTGTTTGAGACCGACGCCGGCCTTGGCGTTGCAACGCAGGCGTCGAAGACGCCGCGCGAACGCACCTCGCTGCCTTCCGGCCTGGCCATCGCCGCTACCTGGGACCGCGAACTGGCCTACAAGGGCGGCGCGATGATCGGCTCGGAAGCGCGCGCTTCCGGCTTTAACGTCATGCTGGCCGGCGGCGTCAACTTGCTGCGCGAACCGCGCAACGGCCGCAATTTTGAATACGCCGGTGAAGATCCGCTGTTGGCCGGCACCATGGTGGCGCAACAGGTGCGCGGTATCCAGTCGAACAACATCATCGCCACCATGAAGCATTACGCCGTCAACGATCAGGAGACGGGGCGTTTCATTCTCGACGCGCGCATCGATGACGCCAGCAACCGGATGTCCGACCTGCTGGCCTTCCAGCTGCTGATGGAGCAGGCCGATCCCGGTTCGGTGATGTGTTCCTACAATCGCCTGAACGGCGTGTACGCCTGCGAAAACGACTACCTGCTCAACCAGGTGCTGAAGAAGGACTGGGGGTACAAAGGCTATGTAATGACCGACTGGGGCGCGACCCACAGCACGGTGGAATCGGCCAACGCCGGGCTGGATCAGCAATCCGGCTGGGAGTTCGACAAGTCGCAATACTTTGGCGGCGCGCTGGAAGAAGCGGTGGCCAACGGCCACGTGCCGCAGGCGCGTCTGGACAATATGGTATTCCGCATCCTGCGCACGATGTTCGACAAGGGCGTGGTGGACAATCCGGTGGCGGAGGGCGGCAACATCGACTACGACGCCCACGCCCTGGTCAGCCGCGCCGACGCGGAAGACAGCATGGTGCTGCTGAAGAACGCCAACGGTGTGCTGCCGCTGAAGGCCGGCGCGAAGAAGATCGTCATCATCGGTGCGCATGCGGACGTGGGCGTGCTGGCCGGCGGCGGTTCGTCGCTGGTGTATCCGATCGGCGGCAACGCGGTGCCGGGCATTGCGCCGACCTCGTGGCCCGGACCAGTGGTGTACCACCCATCGTCGCCATTGAAGGCGATTCAGGCGCGGGCGCCGGGTGCGCAGGTCATCTACAACGATGGCAGCGATCCGGCCGCCGCCGCGCGAGCCGCCGCCGGCGCCGACGTGGTGCTGGTGTTCGCGCAGCAGTGGATAGGCGAGGCGCTGGACGCCGTGTCGCTGGCGCTGCCGGACAATCAGGATGCGCTGATCGGCGCGGTGGCCAAGGCCAATCCGAAAACCGTGGTGGTGCTGGAGACTTCCGGTCCGGTGCTTATGCCGTGGGTCGATCAGGCGGCCGGCATTGTGCAGGCGTGGTATCCGGGCACCCGTGGCGGCGAGGCGATTGCGCGCGTGCTGTTCGGCGAGGTCAATCCATCCGGACACTTGCCGGCGACTTTCCCGGCGTCGGAAAGTCAGCTGCCGCGCCCCAAGCTGGATGGCGATCCAAAGAACGAGACCGTGCGCTTCACCGTCAATTATCATGAAGGCGCAACGGTCGGCTACAAGTGGTTTGATCTCAAGGGGCTGAAGCCGCTGTTCCCGTTCGGTCACGGCCTGTCGTACACGCAGTTTGCCTATTCGGGACTGGCGTCCAACCAGAAGGACGGCAAGCTGCAACTGAAGTTCAAGATCACCAACACCGGCGCGGTGAAGGGTAAGGATGTGCCGCAGTTGTACGTGGCGCCGGTGAGCGCCAGGTGGGAAGCGCCGAAACGCCTGGCCGGCTGGGACAAGGTGGAACTGGCCCCGGGTGAAAGCAAGGAGGTCAGCGTCACCATCGATCCGCGCCTGCTGGGCGTCTTCGACAGCAAGAGCAAGACTTGGCGTATCGCCAAGGGTGGTTACAAGGTGTTGCTGGCGCATGATGCGGCAGACGCCAAGGCCGCCAGTATCACCGTCCAACTGCCGCAGCGAACGCTGAACGTGGCAGGAAAATAA
- a CDS encoding glycoside hydrolase family 27 protein, giving the protein MKRLLILLALLVGANVHAQKFDGLAATPQMGWNSWNSFACDINEQLIRDTADAMVKLGLKDAGYQYVNIDDCWHGQRDKDGFIHPDPQRFPSGMKTLADYVHSKGLKLGIYSDAGATTCGGKPGSRGHEYQDAKTYADWGVDYVKYDWCDTKGLSAPGAYTTMRDAIRAAGRPMLLSMCEWGDNKAWEWGKDIGHSWRTTADIYPCWNCELNHDAFSRLGVLRILDRQAGLRKYAGPGHWNDMDMLEVGMGMSGDEDRAHFSIWAMMASPLILGNDLRKMPESTRSILANKDVIAISQDQAGIQAWKFFDDGRLEYWARPLANNEWALMVLNRGEQAVNLSYDWKAHFISDEMSKREVDFKKAVYGWRDIWGGKSGDTGKKLEASVAPHSVLLLHLKTKG; this is encoded by the coding sequence ATGAAACGCCTGCTGATCTTATTGGCGCTGCTGGTCGGCGCCAACGTCCACGCCCAGAAATTCGATGGGCTGGCCGCCACCCCGCAAATGGGCTGGAACAGCTGGAACTCGTTCGCCTGCGACATCAACGAGCAACTGATCCGCGACACGGCGGACGCCATGGTCAAGCTGGGGCTCAAGGATGCCGGCTACCAGTACGTCAACATCGACGATTGCTGGCACGGGCAGCGCGACAAGGATGGCTTCATTCATCCCGACCCGCAGCGCTTCCCGTCCGGGATGAAGACGCTGGCCGACTATGTGCACAGCAAGGGCCTCAAGCTGGGCATCTACTCGGACGCGGGCGCCACTACCTGCGGTGGCAAGCCTGGCAGCCGTGGCCACGAGTACCAGGACGCCAAGACCTATGCCGACTGGGGCGTCGATTACGTCAAGTACGACTGGTGCGACACCAAGGGCCTGAGCGCCCCCGGCGCCTACACCACCATGCGTGACGCCATCCGCGCCGCCGGCCGGCCCATGTTGCTCAGCATGTGCGAATGGGGCGACAACAAGGCCTGGGAGTGGGGCAAGGATATCGGCCATTCCTGGCGCACCACCGCTGATATCTACCCGTGCTGGAACTGCGAACTGAATCATGATGCGTTCTCGCGCCTTGGCGTGCTGCGCATCCTCGACCGGCAGGCCGGCTTGCGCAAGTACGCAGGCCCGGGACACTGGAACGATATGGACATGCTGGAAGTGGGCATGGGCATGAGCGGCGACGAAGACCGCGCGCATTTCTCGATCTGGGCCATGATGGCGTCCCCGCTCATCCTCGGCAATGATCTGCGCAAGATGCCGGAGTCCACCCGCAGCATCCTGGCCAACAAGGACGTCATCGCCATCAGCCAGGATCAGGCGGGCATTCAGGCGTGGAAGTTCTTTGACGACGGACGCCTGGAATACTGGGCCAGGCCATTGGCCAACAACGAGTGGGCGCTGATGGTGCTCAATCGCGGCGAGCAGGCGGTGAACCTCAGCTACGACTGGAAGGCACATTTCATCAGCGATGAGATGAGCAAGCGCGAAGTGGACTTCAAGAAGGCCGTCTACGGCTGGCGCGATATCTGGGGCGGCAAATCCGGCGACACCGGCAAAAAGCTGGAAGCCAGCGTGGCGCCGCATAGCGTCCTGCTACTGCACCTGAAAACAAAAGGATAG